From one Solirubrobacterales bacterium genomic stretch:
- a CDS encoding L,D-transpeptidase/peptidoglycan binding protein, translating to MGRKTQIAIVVAVVGLVALAAGAYAYDGSQKAEIARGVTIGGIDVGGMTREQASETVRNRLLAPQRKPLTVRFKKEKFKLQARKLKIRADINGAVDRAFEESRSGSLPTRVVRELTGGELQAAIPAKVAYSKRAVNRFVGEVADGVRVDPVDATVSATGDSLGVVDGREGHRLRENMLTRRITSILESGRGSRTLTANVRVLKPKVTRKDVASEYPTYLTLNRSTFQLRLWKNLKLAKTYTVAVGQVGLDTPAGLYSIQNKAVDPVWTVPNSAWAGDQAGQVVPGGTPENPLKARWMGIYDGAGIHGTSETYSLGSAASHGCVRMAIPDVIDLYDQVDVGTPIYIG from the coding sequence ATGGGCAGAAAGACACAGATTGCGATTGTCGTGGCGGTGGTGGGACTGGTTGCCTTGGCCGCCGGCGCCTACGCCTATGACGGATCCCAGAAGGCGGAGATCGCCCGGGGCGTGACGATCGGCGGAATCGACGTCGGCGGGATGACCCGTGAACAGGCTTCGGAAACGGTCCGCAACCGGCTCCTGGCCCCGCAGCGCAAGCCGCTCACGGTGCGCTTCAAGAAGGAGAAGTTCAAGCTTCAGGCCCGCAAACTCAAGATCCGCGCGGACATCAACGGGGCCGTCGACCGTGCCTTCGAAGAGAGCCGTTCCGGCAGTCTTCCAACCCGGGTGGTCCGGGAGCTGACCGGGGGTGAACTCCAGGCTGCGATTCCGGCCAAGGTGGCGTACTCGAAGCGGGCCGTCAACCGCTTTGTCGGAGAAGTGGCAGACGGCGTCCGGGTCGACCCGGTTGACGCGACGGTTTCTGCCACCGGTGACTCGCTGGGTGTCGTGGACGGCAGGGAGGGGCACCGGCTGCGCGAGAACATGCTGACCAGGCGCATCACCTCGATCCTTGAATCCGGCCGCGGCAGCCGGACCCTGACCGCCAACGTGCGGGTGCTGAAGCCGAAGGTGACCAGGAAGGATGTCGCCTCCGAGTACCCGACCTACCTGACCCTGAACCGCTCCACCTTCCAGCTCCGCCTCTGGAAGAACCTGAAACTGGCCAAGACTTACACGGTCGCGGTCGGCCAGGTAGGGCTCGACACCCCGGCCGGTCTCTACTCGATCCAGAACAAGGCGGTCGATCCGGTCTGGACCGTCCCCAACTCGGCCTGGGCTGGCGACCAGGCGGGACAGGTCGTTCCCGGGGGTACGCCGGAGAACCCGCTCAAGGCACGCTGGATGGGGATCTACGACGGGGCCGGGATCCACGGCACCTCCGAGACCTACTCGCTCGGGTCGGCAGCATCCCACGGCTGCGTGCGGATGGCGATACCTGACG
- a CDS encoding NAD-dependent epimerase/dehydratase family protein, with the protein MVEEEDEQTRRVLVTGLSTYWGGRLAAALEANREIEAVIGVDSDDPSRELSRTEFVRVGAEHNAIGRIVRAARIDTVVDARLLADSVRGPGGERPDSTHETNVIGTLNILAACSEGGSPVRKLVFKSSGHYYGCAQDDPAYFTESMTRRHEPRTRIERDVVEAEAAVARFSSLRPEATTTVLRFANVLGAEVDTSHIRLFALPLVPMIAGFDPRYQFVDEIDVVNALEHATTNRLDGAFNVAADGVLTLSETISLLGHRPLPVIPPWGTGLAVAAARRLGWELPEEMLGQLRFGRGMDNRAFKRTGFHFRFTSRESVLHLGERLRLEPLGNPGSPRYRYEPAVEEFLKRSPNVIRDEEAVGREDAAMFDPSPPASG; encoded by the coding sequence ATGGTTGAGGAAGAGGACGAGCAGACCCGCCGGGTACTGGTTACCGGGTTGTCCACCTACTGGGGAGGGCGACTGGCCGCCGCCCTGGAGGCAAACCGGGAGATCGAGGCGGTGATCGGAGTCGACTCGGATGATCCCAGTCGCGAACTTTCCCGCACCGAGTTTGTGCGGGTCGGGGCTGAACACAACGCGATCGGCCGGATCGTGCGTGCGGCGAGGATCGACACGGTTGTCGACGCCCGCCTGCTCGCGGACTCGGTGCGCGGACCCGGCGGGGAACGTCCGGACTCGACCCATGAGACCAACGTGATCGGCACCCTCAACATCCTCGCCGCCTGCTCCGAGGGCGGATCACCGGTCAGGAAGCTGGTTTTCAAGAGTTCCGGGCACTACTACGGCTGTGCGCAGGACGATCCCGCCTACTTCACCGAGTCGATGACGAGACGTCACGAACCGCGTACCAGGATCGAACGGGACGTGGTCGAGGCCGAGGCGGCGGTGGCCCGGTTCAGTTCGCTTCGCCCGGAGGCGACCACCACCGTGCTCCGTTTCGCCAACGTACTCGGGGCCGAGGTGGACACCTCCCACATCCGGCTCTTTGCCCTGCCGCTGGTTCCGATGATCGCCGGCTTTGATCCGCGCTACCAGTTCGTGGACGAGATCGATGTGGTCAACGCGCTCGAACACGCGACCACCAACCGCCTCGACGGCGCGTTCAACGTGGCTGCCGACGGTGTTCTGACCCTGAGTGAGACCATCTCGCTGCTCGGTCACCGCCCGCTGCCGGTGATTCCGCCCTGGGGAACCGGACTGGCGGTGGCGGCAGCGCGAAGACTGGGCTGGGAACTGCCGGAGGAGATGCTGGGCCAGCTTCGGTTCGGCCGCGGCATGGACAACCGGGCCTTCAAGAGGACCGGATTCCATTTTCGTTTTACCTCCCGGGAGAGCGTGCTCCACCTCGGGGAGCGGCTCCGCCTCGAACCCCTCGGGAACCCGGGATCTCCCCGTTACCGTTACGAACCGGCGGTAGAGGAGTTTCTGAAGCGAAGTCCGAATGTGATCCGGGACGAGGAGGCAGTGGGCCGGGAGGATGCCGCCATGTTCGACCCCTCGCCGCCGGCCTCGGGCTGA
- a CDS encoding alpha/beta hydrolase codes for MSKGSIERLDVESLTMSKPEPLIGVTYEQAPPPRHDDYGRSDGRWLEIEWRRHLRQVTIDSALGQTPVSYVEIGEGPPVLFVHGLGGSWRNWLENIPHFADRHRVVAIDLPGFGLSPAPPEPVSMASYGSFLLRFANAVGLSSETALIGHSMGGFISTEAVLEDPGRFRCLVLASAAGVSFATMRDSRKAALGLLIRLILPIANQRVERNLGRQRLRTASFAGVIAHPNLIRREILWELGSYAVNSPSLIEAAYALAGYDTREQLPKIDLPTLIVWGEQDRLVPVNAAWEYNRRIAGSELSIIHDCGHMVELERPARFNSEVEQFIHTVVAG; via the coding sequence GTGAGCAAGGGATCAATCGAGCGCCTCGATGTAGAGTCGCTGACGATGAGTAAACCGGAACCACTGATCGGAGTCACCTACGAGCAGGCGCCCCCGCCCCGGCATGATGACTACGGGCGCTCGGACGGTCGGTGGCTGGAAATCGAGTGGCGTCGGCATCTGCGCCAGGTGACGATCGACTCGGCGCTGGGCCAGACCCCGGTCAGCTACGTCGAGATCGGCGAAGGTCCACCCGTCCTTTTCGTTCACGGACTCGGCGGCTCCTGGCGCAACTGGCTGGAGAACATTCCGCACTTCGCCGATCGTCACCGGGTGGTCGCGATCGACCTGCCCGGTTTCGGGCTCTCCCCCGCGCCCCCGGAGCCGGTCAGCATGGCCTCCTACGGGAGCTTTCTGCTGAGGTTCGCCAACGCGGTCGGGCTGTCCTCCGAGACCGCCCTGATCGGCCACTCGATGGGTGGTTTCATCTCGACCGAAGCGGTGCTCGAAGACCCGGGCCGTTTTCGCTGTCTGGTTCTGGCCTCCGCGGCCGGGGTGAGTTTCGCCACGATGCGGGACTCCCGAAAGGCGGCCCTCGGTCTGCTGATTCGCCTGATACTCCCGATCGCCAACCAGCGGGTCGAACGCAACCTGGGCCGCCAGCGACTACGTACCGCATCCTTTGCCGGGGTGATCGCCCATCCGAACCTGATCCGGCGGGAGATCCTGTGGGAGCTCGGCAGCTACGCGGTGAACTCGCCTTCGCTGATCGAGGCGGCCTACGCCTTGGCCGGCTACGACACCCGGGAGCAGCTGCCGAAGATCGACCTGCCGACCCTGATTGTGTGGGGAGAACAGGACCGGCTGGTGCCGGTAAACGCAGCCTGGGAGTACAACCGGCGCATCGCCGGATCCGAACTTTCGATCATCCACGACTGCGGCCACATGGTTGAGCTGGAACGCCCCGCCCGCTTCAACAGCGAGGTCGAGCAGTTCATACACACCGTGGTTGCAGGCTGA
- a CDS encoding DUF3089 domain-containing protein, giving the protein MPRVSVRFQWPALAGLFLMAVLLAAASAPVASADEGWQDDSAHWLCRPGDTPNPCAGPVEGKLISPEIPPPGQTLGYRAATNPKVDCFYVYPTQSEQQTPNANFAKDPELLRPTINQATQFSRQCRVFAPVYRQYTQWALSHPEEITPEVRDLAFNDVKAAWDTYLKKYNRGRGVIILGHSQGSMHLGWLLQNQVDSNPAVRRKVIGAYLIGGNVYVPKGKLVGGQFKHIPACTSGSETGCVVAYSTYLEEPAADSDFGRAGIGYWINPHPAPNPATDEILCVNPAGFNGDDGRARVMADIPAFLSPGAPQPAAPWKRYDGFYTASCKNENGASWLQGEPVPGQSNPELDMLLSQAASSNGSDPHGNLHVADVNLALDNLVALAGTQSAAWLKKDATRSKLLKQQKQLKKSLKQLKRKAAKAKKQCRKAKRGSKAKRVNCRKAGQLKKMVKKTGTQLTRVQRQLGKLG; this is encoded by the coding sequence CGGACGAAGGCTGGCAGGACGACAGTGCCCACTGGCTCTGTCGTCCGGGTGACACCCCTAATCCCTGCGCCGGTCCGGTCGAAGGCAAGCTGATCTCACCGGAGATCCCGCCGCCCGGGCAGACGCTCGGTTACCGGGCAGCCACGAATCCCAAGGTGGACTGCTTCTACGTCTACCCGACCCAGAGCGAGCAGCAGACACCGAACGCGAACTTCGCGAAGGACCCGGAACTCCTGCGGCCCACGATCAACCAGGCGACCCAGTTTTCCCGGCAGTGCCGGGTGTTTGCCCCGGTCTACCGGCAGTACACCCAGTGGGCCCTGAGTCACCCCGAGGAGATCACCCCCGAGGTTCGTGATCTCGCCTTCAACGACGTCAAGGCGGCCTGGGACACCTATCTGAAGAAGTACAACCGGGGCCGCGGCGTGATCATTCTCGGCCACTCCCAGGGCAGCATGCACCTCGGTTGGCTGTTGCAGAATCAGGTTGACAGCAACCCCGCTGTGCGCCGCAAGGTAATCGGTGCCTACCTGATCGGCGGCAACGTGTACGTGCCAAAGGGGAAGCTGGTCGGCGGCCAGTTCAAACACATTCCGGCCTGCACCTCGGGCAGCGAGACCGGCTGTGTCGTCGCCTACTCGACCTACCTTGAGGAGCCGGCTGCGGACTCGGACTTCGGGCGGGCCGGGATCGGCTACTGGATCAACCCGCATCCGGCCCCGAATCCGGCCACCGACGAGATCCTCTGCGTCAACCCGGCCGGTTTCAACGGTGACGACGGCCGAGCCCGGGTCATGGCCGACATCCCGGCCTTCCTGAGCCCCGGCGCACCCCAGCCGGCGGCGCCGTGGAAACGGTACGACGGCTTCTACACGGCAAGCTGCAAAAACGAGAACGGAGCCAGCTGGCTCCAGGGCGAGCCGGTGCCGGGCCAGTCCAACCCGGAACTGGACATGCTCCTGAGTCAGGCGGCGTCATCCAACGGCAGTGATCCGCACGGAAACCTTCACGTTGCCGATGTCAACCTCGCGCTCGACAATCTGGTCGCCCTGGCCGGCACCCAGTCGGCTGCCTGGCTCAAGAAGGACGCCACGCGCAGCAAGCTGCTCAAGCAGCAGAAGCAGCTGAAGAAGTCCCTGAAGCAGCTGAAGAGGAAGGCTGCCAAGGCCAAAAAGCAGTGCCGCAAGGCGAAGCGGGGGTCAAAGGCGAAGCGGGTGAACTGCCGCAAGGCCGGACAGCTGAAGAAGATGGTGAAGAAGACCGGGACGCAGCTGACGAGGGTTCAGCGGCAGCTCGGAAAGCTGGGCTAG